From the genome of Populus trichocarpa isolate Nisqually-1 chromosome 15, P.trichocarpa_v4.1, whole genome shotgun sequence, one region includes:
- the LOC7457734 gene encoding transcription factor WER yields MEGAGSREYRKGLWTVEEDRILMDYVKVHGKGKWNRAAKVAGLKRGGKSCRLRWMNYLSPSVKRGAFSEEEDDLIIRLHKLLGNRWSLIAGRIPGRTDNQVKNHWNTHLSIKLGVKKGKSKISSSKFSKKIEASFNTKLSSNERLIPSNKTETELQNVIEDSHEKEIEITSTHEPILTSDCYENFWLFNDDSYLFTPSLMELLDESLESFMA; encoded by the exons ATGGAAGGAGCTGGGAGTAGAGAATATAGAAAAGGGTTGTGGACAGTGGAGGAAGATAGAATCTTGATGGATTACGTGAAGGTGCATGGCAAAGGGAAGTGGAATCGGGCAGCAAAAGTCGCAG GCCTCAAGAGAGGAGGCAAAAGCTGCAGGTTAAGATGGATGAATTATCTAAGCCCTAGTGTTAAGCGCGGGGCTTTCTCAGAGGAAGAGGATGACCTTATCATCCGGCTCCATAAGCTTCTTGGCAATAG gtggtCTCTAATTGCTGGTCGGATTCCAGGAAGAACAGATAATCAAGTGAAGAATCATTGGAACACTCATTTGAGCATAAAACTAGGGGTTAAGAAGGGAAAATCTAAAATTAGCTCATCAAAATTCTCCAAAAAAATAGAGGCGAGTTTCAATACTAAATTAAGTTCAAATGAGAGGTTAATTCCCAGTAATAAGACTGAAACTGAACTCCAAAATGTGATAGAAGATAGTCATGAAAAGGAAATAGAAATCACTAGCACGCATGAGCCAATATTGACAAGTGATTGCTATGAGAATTTTTGGCTTTTTAATGATGATTCATATCTATTTACTCCTAGTTTAATGGAACTTTTAGACGAGTCTCTTGAATCTTTTATGGCATGA
- the LOC7457730 gene encoding CASP-like protein 4A2 isoform X2, with amino-acid sequence METMKSNWKSKKIQLPIRRSSSSNSESLSHFESPISPLRYDSPLRSDLGDPPESPPYVSPSASPEKPQPPLQKSVAVTDKSTQYSPALSPIPPDNLAAPPQGMPAVVLNRAVREQGPAAGVKQVGPEGRSTASVMRGSRKEEKMKIGELGFRVSEIVLCLISFSVMAADKTKGWSGDSFDRYKEYRYCLAVNVIGFAYAGFQAYDLIYHIATGKHVIRHHLRHHFNLFMDQELK; translated from the exons atggaaacaatGAAGTCCAATTGGAAATCGAAGAAAATTCAATTACCAATTCGACGATCCTCCTCTTCAAACTCCGAGTCACTATCGCACTTCGAATCACCTATCTCCCCTCTCCGTTACGACTCCCCTCTCCGATCCGACCTAGGCGACCCTCCCGAATCCCCTCCCTATGTCTCTCCCAGCGCTTCACCCGAGAAACCACAACCTCCGCTCCAGAAATCCGTTGCTGTCACCGACAAGTCTACTCAGTACTCCCCCGCACTTTCCCCTATCCCGCCGGATAACCTGGCGGCGCCTCCGCAGGGGATGCCGGCGGTGGTGCTGAACAGGGCGGTGAGGGAGCAGGGACCGGCTGCGGGAGTGAAGCAGGTGGGGCCGGAGGGGAGGTCGACGGCCTCGGTGATGAGGGGGTCgaggaaagaagagaagatgaagattGGTGAGTTAGGATTTAGGGTTAGTGAGattgttttgtgtttgataTCTTTTTCTGTTATGGCTGCTGATAAGACTAAAGGATGGAGTGGTGATTCCTTCGATAGATATAAAGAGTACAG GTATTGTTTGGCTGTGAATGTGATTGGGTTTGCGTATGCTGGATTCCAAGCTTATGATTTAATCTATCACATAGCCACAGGGAAACATGTGATTCGACACCATCTTCGTCATCACTTCAACTTATTCATGGATCAG GAGTTGAAGTAG
- the LOC7457733 gene encoding exosome complex component rrp40 isoform X2 → MLLGTGRCSALCTSCEGKSWKVMLSSPTCPVLEALGKKLSFEIAVGLNGRVWVKADSPSTVIIVVNAIIKSESLSGAQQKIMAEKLLQKIQND, encoded by the exons ATGCTTCTTGGAACAGGTAGGTGCTCTGCTTTATGTACGAGTTGTGAAGGCAAATCCTGGAAAGTAATGCTGAGCTCACCAACATGTCCAGTTCTTGAGGCACTTGGCAAGAAGCTCTCCTTTGAGATAGCAGTTGGCTTAAATGGCCGTGTTTGG GTGAAAGCTGATTCTCCATCAACAGTTATTATTGTTGTCAATGCAATTATCAAGTCGGAGTCTTTAAGTGGGGCACAGCAGAAAATTATGGCAGAGAAATTACTTCAGAAAATTCAG AATGATTAA
- the LOC7457731 gene encoding serine/threonine/tyrosine-protein kinase HT1 isoform X1 translates to MRNLNWFKQSSNNGKSERRLSLGEYKRAVSWSEYLVSSGAEIKGEGEGEWSADMSQLFIGNKFASGRHSRIYRGIYKQRDVAVKLVSQPEEDESMAAMLENHFISEVALLFRLRHPNIITFVAACKKPPVFCIITEYLAGGSLRKFLHQQEPHSVPLNLVLKLALDIAHGMQYLHSQGILHRDLKSENLLLGEDMSVKVADFGISCLESQCGSSKGFTGTYRWMAPEMIKEKRHTKKVDVYSFGIVLWELLTALTPFDNMTPEQAAFAVCQKNARPPLSPKCPLAFSHLINRCWSSNPGKRPHFDEIVAILESYSESLAQDPEFFTSYKPPPNHTILRCFPKFIAGRRSASVQA, encoded by the exons ATGAGGAATCTAAACTGGTTTAAGCAAAGCTCTAACAATGGAAAATCAGAGAGGAGGCTGTCTCTTGGAGAATATAAGAGAGCAGTTTCTTGGTCCGAGTATTTGGTTTCATCTGGGGCAGAGATTAAAGGAGAGGGAGAAGGAGAATGGAGTGCAGATATGTCTCAGTTGTTTATTGGTAACAAATTTGCATCAGGGAGGCATAGTAGGATTTATAGAGGGATATATAAGCAAAGAGATGTGGCAGTCAAGCTTGTAAGTCAGCCTGAGGAGGATGAGAGCATGGCTGCAATGCTTGAGAACCACTTCATTTCAGAGGTAGCTTTGCTGTTTAGGTTAAGGCATCCTAATATCATCACC TTTGTTGCAGCTTGTAAGAAACCTCCTGTATTTTGTATAATCACTGAGTATTTGGCCGGGGGCTCATTGAGAAAATTTCTCCATCAGCAAGAGCCACATTCAGTTCCTCTCAATCTAGTCCTGAAATTAGCCCTTGATATTGCACATGGGATGCAATATCTCCATTCACAGGGGATACTTCACAGGGATCTCAAATCTGAAAACTTACTGCTTGGAGAAGATATGAGCGTCAAAGTTGCTGATTTTGGTATTTCCTGCTTGGAATCTCAATGTGGTAGTTCAAAGGGATTCACAGGTACATATCGATGGATGGCTCCTGAAATGATCAAAGAAAAACGCCACACGAAGAAAGTTGATGTCTACAGTTTTGGCATAGTCCTATGGGAGCTCCTCACAGCATTGACACCTTTTGACAACATGACTCCAGAACAAGCTGCATTTGCAGTCTGCCAAAAG AATGCAAGACCACCATTGTCACCAAAATGTCCTCTGGCTTTTAGTCATCTCATTAATCGATGCTGGTCGAGCAATCCAGGCAAACGACCACATTTTGACGAGATAGTTGCGATCTTGGAAAGCTATTCGGAGTCCCTGGCGCAGGATCCAGAATTTTTCACATCCTACAAACCTCCCCCTAATCATACTATTTTGAGGTGCTTCCCAAAATTTATTGCAGGCCGTCGGTCCGCCTCTGTACAAGCCTAG
- the LOC7457733 gene encoding exosome complex component rrp40 isoform X1, whose product MLLGTGRCSALCTSCEGKSWKVMLSSPTCPVLEALGKKLSFEIAVGLNGRVWVKADSPSTVIIVVNAIIKSESLSGAQQKIMAEKLLQKIQ is encoded by the exons ATGCTTCTTGGAACAGGTAGGTGCTCTGCTTTATGTACGAGTTGTGAAGGCAAATCCTGGAAAGTAATGCTGAGCTCACCAACATGTCCAGTTCTTGAGGCACTTGGCAAGAAGCTCTCCTTTGAGATAGCAGTTGGCTTAAATGGCCGTGTTTGG GTGAAAGCTGATTCTCCATCAACAGTTATTATTGTTGTCAATGCAATTATCAAGTCGGAGTCTTTAAGTGGGGCACAGCAGAAAATTATGGCAGAGAAATTACTTCAGAAAATTCAG TAA
- the LOC7457732 gene encoding protein KINESIN LIGHT CHAIN-RELATED 3, with protein MPGIVMDGINEEAIVNEMNGNSVPMKENSVPNKSPRSASSPHGLHSAGLDPPVDAVAVHGVAVDGVVDTSIEQLYENVCDMQSSDQSPSRHSFASDGEESRIDSELCHLVGGEMREVEIMEEEEVDKPEHDTRSNSSSKKGSSSGSKKSGKLEKIKSASTKSASSSSSKKQLESEASSKLSPKGKSPPEKPPIDKRNDKNLKKGNVGNRLMKKRRDSPPGGVKLLNGTKDESGLDNPDLGRFLLKQARDLVSSGDNPQKALELALRASKSFEICANGKSSLELVMCLHVTAAIHCSIGQYREAIPILEHSIEIPVPEEGQEHALAKFAGYMQLGDTYAMLGQVENSTNCYSTGLEVQKKVLGETDPRVGETCRYLAEAHVQALQFDDAQMVCQMALDIHRENGSPASLEEAADRRLMGLICETKGDHEAALEHLVLASMAMVANGQESEVASIDCGIGDAYLSLSRYDEAVFAYQKALTAFKTTKGENHPSVASVFVRLADLYNKTGKMRDSKSYCENALRIYEKPVPGIPPEEIASGLSDVSAIYESMNELDQAIKLLGKALKIYNDAPGQQSTIAGIEAQMGVMYYMMGNYSESYNSFKNAISKLRASGEKKSAFFGIALNQMGLSCVQRYAINEAAELFEEAKIILEQECGPYHPDTLGVYSNLAGTYDAMGRLDDAIEILEYVVEMREEKLGTANPDVVDEKKRLAELLKEAGRVRSRKARSLENLLDGNSHDINKDGITVS; from the exons ATGCCTGGAATTGTTATGGATGGAATTAACGAGGAAGCGATAGTGAATGAAATGAACGGAAATTCAGTGCCGATGAAGGAAAATTCTGTGCCTAATAAGTCCCCTAGGAGTGCATCGAGCCCCCACGGCCTTCACAGTGCTGGCCTAGACCCTCCTGTTGATGCAGTTGCTGTTCATGGTGTGGCTGTTGATGGGGTGGTTGACACGTCCATTGAGCAGCTTTATGAGAATGTATGTGATATGCAGAGTTCTGATCAGTCCCCCTCTAGGCATAGCTTTGCATCTGATGGTGAAGAGTCTAGGATTGATTCAGAGTTGTGCCATCTGGTAGGAGGAGAGATGAGAGAGGTTGAgataatggaagaggaagaggTGGATAAGCCTGAGCATGACACTCGTAGCAACTCTTCTTCTAAGAAGGGAAGTTCATCAGGGAGCAAGAAGTCAGGGAAATTGGAAAAGATCAAATCTGCAAGCACCAAGTCTGCTTCTTCAAGCTCCTCCAAGAAGCAATTGGAATCTGAAGCATCATCAAAGTTGAGTCCTAAGGGAAAAAGTCCTCCAGAGAAACCTCCTATTGATAAACGGAATgataagaatttgaaaaaagGAAATGTAGGAAACAGATTAATGAAGAAACGGAGGGATTCTCCTCCGGGTGGAGTGAAGTTATTGAATGGAACGAAGGATGAATCGGGGTTAGATAATCCAGATCTTGGCCGGTTTTTGCTAAAGCAAGCAAGGGATTTGGTTTCTTCAGGGGATAATCCTCAGAAAGCTCTTGAATTAGCTCTTCGAGcatcaaaatcatttgaaatatGTGCAAATGGTAAATCCAGTTTAGAACTGGTAATGTGTTTGCATGTCACAGCGGCAATACACTGCAGCATAGGCCAGTACAGAGAGGCCATTCCCATCCTTGAGCATTCAATTGAGATTCCGGTGCCTGAGGAAGGCCAAGAGCATGCCCTTGCCAAGTTTGCTGGTTACATGCAGTTGGGTGATACTTATGCGATGCTGGGCCAGGTTGAGAATTCAACAAATTGCTACTCAACAGGATTGGAGGTGCAGAAAAAAGTTCTGGGAGAAACTGACCCTAGAGTCGGTGAGACTTGTAGATATTTGGCTGAGGCCCATGTTCAAGCATTGCAGTTTGATGATGCTCAGATGGTTTGTCAGATGGCTCTAGACATTCATAGAGAGAATGGCTCTCCTGCTTCtctagaagaggcagcagatCGACGGCTTATGGGTCTTATATGTGAAACAAAGGGAGATCATGAGGCTGCTCTTGAGCATCTTGTGTTAGCCAGTATGGCCATGGTGGCAAATGGCCAGGAATCTGAGGTGGCCTCTATTGATTGTGGCATTGGAGATGCATACTTATCTTTGTCTAGGTATGACGAGGCTGTTTTTGCTTATCAAAAAGCACTCACAGCTTTTAAGACAACGAAAGGAGAGAATCATCCATCTGTTGCTTCAGTGTTTGTTCGTTTGGCTGATTTATATAACAAAACTGGGAAGATGAGGGACTCTAAATCGTATTGTGAGAATGCCCTTAGGATTTATGAAAAGCCTGTGCCAGGGATCCCTCCAGAGGAGATCGCTAGTGGTCTCAGTGATGTTTCTGCTATCTATGAATCAATGAATGAGCTTGATCAGGCAATCAAGTTGCTTGGAAAGGCATTAAAGATATATAATGATGCCCCTGGTCAGCAAAGCACTATTGCTGGAATCGAAGCCCAAATGGGGGTCATGTACTACATGATGGGAAATTATTCTGAATCTTACAACTCCTTCAAAAATGCAATTTCTAAGCTCCGTGCAAGTGGAGAGAAGAAATCTGCCTTCTTTGGCATTGCTCTTAACCAAATGGGTCTCTCCTGTGTTCAGCGCTATGCTATTAATGAGGCAGCGGAATTGTTTGAGGAAGCCAAGATTATTTTAGAACAAGAGTGCGGACCATATCACCCTGACACTCTTGGGGTATATAGCAATCTTGCTGGCACTTACGATGCAATGGGCAG GTTGGATGATGCAATTGAAATCTTAGAGTATGTAGTTGAGATGAGAGAGGAAAAGCTTGGGACGGCAAATCCCGATGTTGTCGATGAGAAAAAAAGGTTGGCCGAGCTGTTGAAAGAAGCGGGAAGAGTTCGGAGCAGAAAAGCTAGGTCACTGGAGAACCTCCTTGATGGCAACTCTCATGACATAAACAAAGATGGCATTACGGTATCATAA
- the LOC7457731 gene encoding serine/threonine/tyrosine-protein kinase HT1 isoform X2 translates to MRNLNWFKQSSNNGKSERRLSLGEYKRAVSWSEYLVSSGAEIKGEGEGEWSADMSQLFIGNKFASGRHSRIYRGIYKQRDVAVKLVSQPEEDESMAAMLENHFISEFVAACKKPPVFCIITEYLAGGSLRKFLHQQEPHSVPLNLVLKLALDIAHGMQYLHSQGILHRDLKSENLLLGEDMSVKVADFGISCLESQCGSSKGFTGTYRWMAPEMIKEKRHTKKVDVYSFGIVLWELLTALTPFDNMTPEQAAFAVCQKNARPPLSPKCPLAFSHLINRCWSSNPGKRPHFDEIVAILESYSESLAQDPEFFTSYKPPPNHTILRCFPKFIAGRRSASVQA, encoded by the exons ATGAGGAATCTAAACTGGTTTAAGCAAAGCTCTAACAATGGAAAATCAGAGAGGAGGCTGTCTCTTGGAGAATATAAGAGAGCAGTTTCTTGGTCCGAGTATTTGGTTTCATCTGGGGCAGAGATTAAAGGAGAGGGAGAAGGAGAATGGAGTGCAGATATGTCTCAGTTGTTTATTGGTAACAAATTTGCATCAGGGAGGCATAGTAGGATTTATAGAGGGATATATAAGCAAAGAGATGTGGCAGTCAAGCTTGTAAGTCAGCCTGAGGAGGATGAGAGCATGGCTGCAATGCTTGAGAACCACTTCATTTCAGAG TTTGTTGCAGCTTGTAAGAAACCTCCTGTATTTTGTATAATCACTGAGTATTTGGCCGGGGGCTCATTGAGAAAATTTCTCCATCAGCAAGAGCCACATTCAGTTCCTCTCAATCTAGTCCTGAAATTAGCCCTTGATATTGCACATGGGATGCAATATCTCCATTCACAGGGGATACTTCACAGGGATCTCAAATCTGAAAACTTACTGCTTGGAGAAGATATGAGCGTCAAAGTTGCTGATTTTGGTATTTCCTGCTTGGAATCTCAATGTGGTAGTTCAAAGGGATTCACAGGTACATATCGATGGATGGCTCCTGAAATGATCAAAGAAAAACGCCACACGAAGAAAGTTGATGTCTACAGTTTTGGCATAGTCCTATGGGAGCTCCTCACAGCATTGACACCTTTTGACAACATGACTCCAGAACAAGCTGCATTTGCAGTCTGCCAAAAG AATGCAAGACCACCATTGTCACCAAAATGTCCTCTGGCTTTTAGTCATCTCATTAATCGATGCTGGTCGAGCAATCCAGGCAAACGACCACATTTTGACGAGATAGTTGCGATCTTGGAAAGCTATTCGGAGTCCCTGGCGCAGGATCCAGAATTTTTCACATCCTACAAACCTCCCCCTAATCATACTATTTTGAGGTGCTTCCCAAAATTTATTGCAGGCCGTCGGTCCGCCTCTGTACAAGCCTAG
- the LOC7457730 gene encoding CASP-like protein 4A3 isoform X1 — METMKSNWKSKKIQLPIRRSSSSNSESLSHFESPISPLRYDSPLRSDLGDPPESPPYVSPSASPEKPQPPLQKSVAVTDKSTQYSPALSPIPPDNLAAPPQGMPAVVLNRAVREQGPAAGVKQVGPEGRSTASVMRGSRKEEKMKIGELGFRVSEIVLCLISFSVMAADKTKGWSGDSFDRYKEYRYCLAVNVIGFAYAGFQAYDLIYHIATGKHVIRHHLRHHFNLFMDQILAYLLVSASSSSATRVDDWQSNWGKDEFTKMATVSVVMAFLAFIAYAGSSLISGYNLYNRDGL; from the exons atggaaacaatGAAGTCCAATTGGAAATCGAAGAAAATTCAATTACCAATTCGACGATCCTCCTCTTCAAACTCCGAGTCACTATCGCACTTCGAATCACCTATCTCCCCTCTCCGTTACGACTCCCCTCTCCGATCCGACCTAGGCGACCCTCCCGAATCCCCTCCCTATGTCTCTCCCAGCGCTTCACCCGAGAAACCACAACCTCCGCTCCAGAAATCCGTTGCTGTCACCGACAAGTCTACTCAGTACTCCCCCGCACTTTCCCCTATCCCGCCGGATAACCTGGCGGCGCCTCCGCAGGGGATGCCGGCGGTGGTGCTGAACAGGGCGGTGAGGGAGCAGGGACCGGCTGCGGGAGTGAAGCAGGTGGGGCCGGAGGGGAGGTCGACGGCCTCGGTGATGAGGGGGTCgaggaaagaagagaagatgaagattGGTGAGTTAGGATTTAGGGTTAGTGAGattgttttgtgtttgataTCTTTTTCTGTTATGGCTGCTGATAAGACTAAAGGATGGAGTGGTGATTCCTTCGATAGATATAAAGAGTACAG GTATTGTTTGGCTGTGAATGTGATTGGGTTTGCGTATGCTGGATTCCAAGCTTATGATTTAATCTATCACATAGCCACAGGGAAACATGTGATTCGACACCATCTTCGTCATCACTTCAACTTATTCATGGATCAG ATACTAGCATATCTTCTGGTatcagcatcatcatcatcagccaCTCGGGTTGATGACTGGCAATCTAACTGGGGCAAAGATGAATTCACAAAGATGGCAACTGTTTCGGTTGTCATGGCCTTCCTGGCTTTTATTGCCTATGCTGGTAGCTCCCTTATCTCCggttataatttatataaccGCGATGGGCTTTGA